One window of Plasmodium relictum strain SGS1 genome assembly, chromosome: 14 genomic DNA carries:
- the CYC2 gene encoding cyclin, putative, with amino-acid sequence MVITYRNEVTKIKLKNMSFKDKNNKILKNLNNNFEHKKNNFISKFLFNEKIKKSNKTYATCNKDLKHMEYFLDKIFNNNEIIKKVRNYKDLVNFYSKYNYIIINLNMIKTSVLKNKKKKNYLFEYKNKNEALKKKDAENFQNTIKEKYMKRKKYNKKFIRKIRNTNKINKSEKINKEKNILRKKKITYNIILYKNLAIFLDDTVKKNFFFEENKVSKSYIILISKKRNNDESVSLEIYKYNKINFIKKYPETLSNMFTYLSKIYQTQENSFCSDYEYTKKDTLFLKRLNFKLRKIFNIRNIYKFIKIAIEKRCSKIKDRKNKNYEVVKSKILKKKVKFFTYDPLTINYNNKIFEIKKIKEIRLSKIKLLKFFATILKKNIENIENSKKYYNKLKCKKFKKYIINTLLLNIVYIIVTELKKKNILIKKKYNCFSFIIIMKNKKLTNNVINIKKKYNLINLKRIQNYENDFKLVKHAFESRILFKNEDFKKEIQNIINKDVIKEKLYIRKYSKLYFYDFLIIEIIFNKITNCYRYVNKKIPCEINFLICKNKINKIIITINKNSKNYIGKKYKYLYYLKKRDKFIVKQFRVKLCSKNDSCYYLIKNVRGNKRKLHIYNPFLQNKINESYKLYNIQKIILKYICHFKERKLNVKIKKNNTAKQKKILEKKQIINNTEGIFDVLIKNNKLEFKKSLNDKNLKLKQDTTIEKIENIYKNRKRNFSTYYLSALNESTSNKINELIFEKNKYNKINSLKKDTFHREINKSLDYCENKNNNSNKDIYSCIIKKNVLINSFDKEYNKHIIEKVGEKEDKEKKGKLFINSKNEEKSERIKIQRNGYKKKCNFVGKRNIKRVNKIIDDTYRNNTKEYLNINSNNFKRELNGECNNNSYFNILDENNNSNISVYNNSIYNESYTNNTTDNNINVYFNYFDKSKIIDKFYNLLSIEKNKIYIKEKELKNGMKFSLLNKNDNDVVINSFGFYIVKKHKSHTNFKPCIKLILKNKYNKKRKKKISFNFPLFMKYLKKKKNIFYSNKYNYYETNEHFIHNNELKKENNSKCSECINVDLYKGNSLNKFSSSLNENKKEKIYKYNDEYNVTEIHNNENDSIDKYNDSNVNCVCYYKNNMNGESYFENNLIDESDFEDNLNSIYYFKNNKQNNYYLSDIFEEKSLEMELSIKSKSENKSAFLRNGENNNIAISSEINEENILNENLMNNRMMDNSSLLYEKESKELIQKNRKKKKKKKKNLDYILNEDLPLESIDNILKNNCDISLDNNNNNEEEKPIKDNIGSDNNKTALENNIDLEVAVMERHSSILINRGIKTKKCVDYSLYNTYAKSSFLQCAEQADNHFIGNYLDRYNDENFYHLRQKIKLCLSRTFANLKTTSETCVLHFTNLIFDLYISRFNSKEEIIDSIINDIVTEEKQFSDVMVQLLKEFYPEIYNDFIYKEQLKNKYKILYQELKESCDLIYHFIAIICLFISQKYYNYRLISIDLIAKTYCKSHLEGLRKVYSLNNELIKDASPDYYSATQYLDTTFSSHSVNKNFALEVEICILKKLNYDLSIPTSYSLLDSLLKANENINFLKVRNDYNSTEGEILLRIANIDNIFLKYKSSTLAMAIYEILNFNICKDKMQRELFDFTKLDDFNHIEEINKEKKKEKDLEEEKKEKEKKNELKFLKRQARSLIIAEEEDRFITASKYINEKTKIYKFIKRIIIKLCFLIKKKIPKSYYCCDYNLSEKLGSHIKRFHESKIMYLNRLKMKKLKKAKKQEDNNIRKEEIEKSSNKNFTEKIHEVGEERSNDTLINVKNKTRENNKTYTTEKQKKCIYESEKEKMLMFDKSNKKILIDNAEERKKKLKEIRDDEAKFQSTKDKIIKKFSKCIKKLIKLKYDDIPIKYCTTYVLEGDELKIYIKKDNDIENRNINTSNRTKRNSFNNVKDTSLKSNIQTKAKNNYIIGTRTKSTDEHLVYYYNYVSKLKSRLIKGLKYFLRRIKKIKSREIYVQKMNMNFLLKKKKRKKKKKEKKIKNISLYKQLLNEIKVFFLWLYKLTNIEIRPLINFSDLKFISIIKNYEKNYSKYILKKLNYMKENHEELNKKIDKKNFENFKISSNSTKKRGETSETNKNHKNISVKKNLQGKKNNVFHKKYIEEVKKTIDGGENIFYSFLKSSGTIKKLKNEENIVEQKDNIKNIHKSNKNVLISKNKECENTKNTTVFYEKNKYMRNKEGKIDEEKKKKEGEKDKDDDALLGKIEHESFEKQKDKFSENVENSHLFSLTNFENLTKINSDWITINDPQVDECAKELMECFLKWKNQNYISKNWTFNEYPNCKEYYFSLVFGDLKSSEALKGIIEMMHMKYNHLLNIYKEINIQK; translated from the coding sequence ATGGTTATTACTTATAGAAACGAAGTTACAAagattaaattaaaaaatatgagttttaaggataaaaataataaaattttaaaaaatttaaataataattttgaacataaaaaaaataattttatttctaaatttttatttaatgaaaaaattaaaaaaagtaataaaacaTATGCAACATGCAATAAAGATTTAAAACATATGGAATACTTTCttgataaaatatttaataataatgaaataattaaaaaagtaagAAACTATAAGGATTTAGTTAATTTTTAtagtaaatataattatattattattaatttgaatatgataaaaacctctgtattaaaaaataagaaaaaaaaaaactatctTTTTGAATACAAAAACAAGAATGAagccttaaaaaaaaaagatgcagaaaattttcaaaatacgataaaagaaaaatatatgaaaagaaaaaaatacaataaaaaattcattagaaaaataagaaatactaataaaattaataaaagtgaaaaaattaataaagaaaaaaatattctaagaaaaaaaaaaattacctataatattattttgtatAAAAATCTTGCTATATTTTTAGATGATactgtaaaaaaaaattttttttttgaagaaaataaagttaGTAAAtcttatataatattaattagtaagaaaagaaataatgaTGAAAGTGTCAGTTTAgagatatataaatataacaagataaattttattaaaaaatatcctGAAACATTATCAAATATGTTCACATATTTATCTAAAATCTATCAAACACAGGAAAATAGTTTTTGCTCAGATTATGAATACACAAAAAAAgatacattatttttaaaacgTTTAAACtttaaattaagaaaaatatttaatatacgaaatatttataaatttataaaaatagcaATTGAAAAAAGATGTTCTAAGATAAaagatagaaaaaataaaaattatgaagttGTTAAAAGcaaaatactaaaaaaaaaagtaaagttCTTTACTTATGATCCACTTactataaattataataataaaatttttgaaattaaaaaaataaaagaaataagattaagtaaaataaaattattaaagttttttgcaactatattaaaaaaaaatattgaaaacattgaaaattctaaaaagtactacaataaattaaaatgcaagaaatttaaaaagtatataataaatacttTGTTATTGaatattgtatatataatagtaacagaattaaaaaagaagaatattttaattaaaaagaaatacaattgtttttcttttattataataatgaaaaacaaGAAACTAACAAATAATgtaataaacataaaaaaaaagtataatttaataaatttaaaaagaattcaaaattatgaaaatgatTTTAAATTAGTAAAGCATGCTTTTGAATCTAGAATTCTTTTCAAAAATGAAGATTTCAAAAAAGaaattcaaaatattattaataaagatgTAATAAAGGAAAAACTCTACATCAGAAAATACAGtaagttatatttttatgattttttaattatagaaattatttttaataaaattacaaattGTTATAGATAtgtgaataaaaaaatcccatgtgaaattaattttttaatttgtaaaaataaaattaataaaataattataactataaataagaatagtaaaaattatattggaaaaaaatataaatatttatattatttaaaaaaaagagacaAGTTTATTGTAAAACAATTTAGAGTCAAGTTATGTTCAAAAAATGATTCgtgttattatttaataaaaaatgtaagaggaaataaaagaaaactacatatatataatccatttttacaaaataaaattaatgaatcaTATAAATTGtataatattcaaaaaataatattaaaatatatatgtcattttaaagaaagaaaattaaatgttaaaataaaaaaaaataatacagctaaacaaaaaaaaattcttgaaaaaaaacaaataataaataatacagAAGGAATATTTgatgttttaataaaaaataacaagcTTGAATTCAAAAAGtctttaaatgataaaaatctGAAATTAAAACAAGATACGACTATTGagaaaattgaaaatatatataaaaatagaaaacgCAATTTTAGCACTTATTATTTGAGCGCATTAAATGAAAGTACaagtaataaaattaatgaactTATTtttgagaaaaataaatacaataaaataaattctttaaaaaaagatacatTCCATagagaaataaataaaagctTAGATTATTgtgaaaataagaataataattcaaataaagaTATCTACTCATgtattataaagaaaaatgtatTGATAAATTCATTTgataaagaatataataaGCATATTATTGAGAAAGTAggagaaaaagaagataaagagaaaaagggaaaattatttattaattcaaaaaatgaagaaaaaagtgaaagaataaaaattcaaagaAATGGATATAAAAAGAAGTGTAATTTCGTTGGGAAAcgtaatataaaaagagttaataaaattattgacGATACTTACAGAAATAATACAAaggaatatttaaatataaatagcaataattttaaaagagaattaaATGGTGAGTGCAATAATAATTCctattttaatattcttgatgaaaataataatagtaatataaGTGTGTATAACAATTCTATTTACAATGAAAGTTACACTAATAATACTactgataataatattaatgtctattttaattattttgataaaagtaaaattattgataaattttataatcttttatctatagaaaaaaataaaatatacattaaagagaaagaattaaaaaatggaaTGAAATTTTCAttgttaaataaaaatgataatgatgTTGTAATAAATTCATTTGGATTTTATATAGTAAAGAAACATAAAAGCCACACAAATTTTAAACCTTGTATAAAactcattttaaaaaataagtataataaaaagaggaagaaaaaaatatcttttaattttccgttgtttatgaaatatttgaaaaaaaaaaaaaatatattttatagtaataaatataattattatgaaaCAAATGAACATTTTATTCATAATAATGaattgaaaaaagaaaataattcaaaatgtTCTGAATGTATTAATGTAGATTTATATAAAGGAAATTCCTTAAACAAATTCTCTAGTTCATTAAATgagaataaaaaagaaaaaatttataaatataatgatgAATATAATGTAACTGAAATtcataataatgaaaatgattctattgataaatataatgataGTAACGTGAATTGTGTATGTTATTATAAGAATAACATGAATGGGGAATCATATTTTGAGAACAATTTAATTGATGAATCAGATTTTGAAGATAATCTGAAtagtatatattattttaaaaataataaacaaaataattattacttATCTGATATTTTCGAGGAAAAAAGCTTAGAAATGGAATTATCCATAAAAAGTAAATCAGAAAATAAAAGTGCATTTTTAAGAAATGGAGAAAACAACAACATTGCCATATCTTCAGAGATAAATGaggaaaatatattaaatgaaaatttaatgaataataGAATGATGGACAATTCATCtttattatatgaaaaagaatcaaaagaattaatacaaaaaaatagaaaaaaaaagaaaaaaaagaaaaaaaatttagattatatattaaatgagGATTTACCGTTAGAAAGTAtagataatatattaaaaaataattgtgaTATAAGtttagataataataataataatgaagagGAAAAGCCAATTAAAGATAACATAGGGAGTGATAACAATAAGACTGCTTTAGAAAACAATATTGATTTAGAAGTAGCAGTTATGGAAAGACATAGCagtattttaataaatagaggaataaaaacaaaaaaatgtgTAGATTATTCCTTATATAATACATATGCAAAATCATCTTTTTTACAGTGTGCCGAGCAAGCAGATAATCATTTTATTGGAAATTATTTAGATAGatataatgatgaaaatttttatcatttgaggcaaaaaataaaactttgTTTATCAAGAACATTTGCTAACTTAAAGACAACTAGCGAAACATGTGTTTTGCATTTTACTAACCTAATATTTGATTTGTATATAAGTAGATTTAATtcaaaagaagaaattattGATAGTATAATTAATGATATTGTTACAGAAGAAAAGCAGTTTTCTGATGTCATGGTccaattattaaaagaattttatcCTGAAATATATAACGATTTCATATATAAagaacaattaaaaaataagtataagATACTATATCAAGAATTAAAGGAGTCTTGTgatttaatttatcattttataGCTATTATTTGCTTATTTATAtcacaaaaatattataattacaGATTGATATCTATTGATTTAATAGCTAAAACATATTGCAAAAGTCACTTGGAAGGATTGAGAAAAGtttattcattaaataatgaGCTAATTAAAGATGCCTCTCCTGATTATTATTCAGCTACACAATATTTAGATACTACTTTTTCTTCTCATAGTGTAAATAAGAATTTCGCTTTAGAAGTAgaaatatgtattttaaaaaaattaaattatgatTTATCAATACCAACTTCTTACAGTTTGCTTGATAGTCTACTGAAAgctaatgaaaatataaatttcctAAAAGTGAGAAATGATTATAATTCTACAGAAGGAGAAATTTTGCTAAGAATTGCAAATAtagataatatttttttaaaatataaatcttCTACTTTAGCTATGGctatatatgaaatattaaattttaatatatgcaAAGATAAAATGCAAAGAGAATTATTTGATTTTACTAAATTAGATGATTTTAATCatatagaagaaataaacaaggaaaaaaaaaaagaaaaagatttagaagaagaaaaaaaagaaaaggaaaaaaagaatgagttaaaattcttaaaaaGACAAGCAAGGAGTCTAATTATTGCTGAGGAGGAAGATCGATTTATTACAGCatctaaatatataaatgaaaaaacaaaaatttataaatttattaaaagaattattattaaattatgctttctaattaaaaaaaaaataccaaAGTCTTACTATTGTTGCGATTATAATTTGAGTGAAAAATTAGGTTCTCATATTAAACGCTTTCATGAAAGTAAAATAATGTATTTAAATCGACTTAAAATGAAGAAGTTAAAAAAAGCTAAGAAACAGgaagataataatataagaaaagaagaaatagaaaaatccTCCAATAAAAATTTCACAGAGAAAATTCACGAAGTAGGGGAGGAGAGAAGTAATGATACATTAataaatgttaaaaataaaacaagagaaaataataaaacttatacaactgaaaaacaaaaaaaatgcattTACGAAtcagaaaaggaaaaaatgcTTATGTTTGATAAAAGTAACAAAAAGATATTGATAGATAATGCggaagaaagaaaaaaaaagttaaaagaaataagGGATGATGAAGCTAAATTTCAATCaacaaaagataaaataattaaaaagttCAGTAAATGTATAAAGAAGTTAATCAAATTGAAATATGATGATATTCCAATTAAATACTGCACTACATATGTTTTAGAAGGAGATGAActgaaaatttatataaaaaaagataatgatattgaaaatagaaatataaatacttCAAATAGGACGAAAAGAAATTCTTTCAATAATGTAAAAGATACATCTCTTAAATCTAATATACAAACAAAagcaaaaaataattacattATAGGAACAAGAACAAAATCGACGGATGAGCATTTAGTCTATTATTACAACTATGTTAGTAAACTAAAAAGTAGATTGATTAAAGGATTGAAATATTTCTTACGAaggattaaaaaaataaaaagcagAGAAATTTATGTACAAAAAATGAACATGAATTTTCTtcttaaaaagaaaaaaaggaaaaaaaaaaaaaaagaaaaaaaaattaagaatatttcattatataaacagttattaaatgaaataaaggttttttttttgtggtTATACAAATTAACGAATATTGAAATTCGTcctttaattaatttttctgatttaaaatttatttcaataataaaaaattacgaaaaaaattattctaaatatattttgaagAAGCTTAATTATATGAAAGAAAATCATGAAGaactaaataaaaagatagataaaaagaattttgaaaattttaagatTAGTTCAAATAGTACTAAGAAAAGAGGTGAAACTAGTGAAACTaataaaaatcataaaaatataagtgttaaaaaaaatttacaggGAAAGAAAAATAACGTGTTccacaaaaaatatattgaagaAGTTAAGAAAACTATTGATGGTGgggaaaatattttttattcattctTAAAAAGTAGTGGCacgataaaaaaattaaaaaatgaagaaaatatagttgaacaaaaagataatataaaGAACATTCacaaaagtaataaaaatgttttaatatcaaaaaataaagaatgcGAAAATACTAAAAACACAACagttttttatgaaaaaaataaatatatgagaAATAAAGAAGGCAAAATAGatgaagagaaaaaaaaaaaggaaggtGAAAAGGATAAAGATGATGATGCATTATTAGGAAAAATAGAACATGAATCTTTTGAAAAgcaaaaagataaatttagtgaaaatgtagaaaatagtcatttattttcattaacaaATTTCgaaaatttaacaaaaataaatagtgATTGGATAACTATTAATGATCCTCAAGTGGATGAATGTGCAAAAGAATTAATGGAATGCTTCTTAAAATGGAAGaatcaaaattatatttcaaaaaattggACTTTTAATGAATATCCAAATTGTaaagaatattatttttcattagttTTTGGTGATTTAAAATCATCTGAAGCACTTAAGGGTATTATTGAAATGATGCATATGAAATATAaccatttattaaatatatataaggaaattaatatacaaaaataa
- a CDS encoding cyclin related protein, putative, with amino-acid sequence MNQASVKSKFKTAEFGNNETKGVRFMNKTKNNQNTISKNVTAQNSLSSQKNTFTKNSSLKMRTNNNSLNHPPKYILKNNQNFPHKISQAPLTKTHNELRCEEKKFSSFNTRNSLNDDPKKSFIVKPTALNKNEEKYNDRKNVKKIFNDSNSGLKRNDNNTRLTRIFNAQSTNNTANNSTYNTAYNVQSKIENNKSDNVNNSENFIHTYSSPAKRKYETFENVNKNDEKDNREMKTQNKRFAQKNYNLDNNLNLECNKNFNNNNILNNTSENMNSYSKYSNDNLFNKNNLNNKFSEKNISYSKNKNETLLNSSYPLLNPIKTNDNFNSNSLGRNYTNCERLRNNKNMLNDHNYELNQKHYYKEKNGNLNLENNKNKNNTEFIEQFNNHKNENHNEVYYLNDSLIKDDRNLNYIIETNSEKIINTSNENNNDNFNSCTFDRLSEENFNSYMKRKIDKNCDITTNNIEEFNIMNNSINENVSNNSKKFSNILKNHVEKNKMKFILSNEKIMLRNDITETNNIELKNLSNSPFSEANINNNIENYQEKHTYFKYNGINKVSKSLNQNELRDMANKKINIDTYKSNDREYIYFQNIINNMENCNSVENDIDTLYKHVMNLNEYSLNFNYENECINDILNLSNNVNNNIQSIQQIIYNKKKVVQDKRNIVNEEYENICQKLKDCESIFCDTNDETGEKKLKVFYEIDEKKNTLKNKYELKKMLLKKAQYKIDKLQEYTDAIKFKTLAISKRYKKTFLLIEELFRLKIIKDKENQLEVCLIPKNTETDMWHRLQLDKNEITSDACNYLWSQIESFVDKETFNNYF; translated from the exons ATGAATCAAGCTTCCGTAAAATCAAAATTTAAAACAGCTGAATTCGGTAATAATGAAACTAAGGGTGTAAGGTTTAtgaataaaacaaaaaataatcagAATACAATAAGCAAAAATGTAACTGCGCAAAATTCGTTGTCATcacaaaaaaatacatttactAAAAATTCCAGTTTAAAAATGAgaacaaataataattcattaaacCATCCCCCTAAATATATCTTGAAGAATAATCAAAATTTTCCTCATAAAATTTCTCAAGCTCCTTTAACGAAAACACATAATGAATTAAGATgcgaagaaaaaaaattttcttcatttaatacAAGAAACTCATTAAATGATGATCCCAAAAAATCTTTTATCGTTAAACCAACAGCACTAaacaaaaatgaagaaaaatataatgatcgaaaaaatgtaaaaaaaatttttaatgataGTAATAGCGGTTTAAAGagaaatgataataatactaGATTAACTAGAATTTTTAATGCTCAATCAACGAACAATACTGCTAATAATTCCACATATAATACTGCATATAATGTTCAAagtaaaatagaaaataataaaagtgatAATGTGAATAATTCagaaaattttatacatACTTATTCTTCGCCAgctaaaagaaaatatgaaacctttgaaaatgtaaataaaaatgatgaaaaagataatagGGAAATGAAAACgcaaaataaaagatttgCTCAAAAGAATTATAATCTTGATAATAATCTAAATTTAGAAtgcaataaaaattttaacaataataatattttaaataacacAAGTGAAAATATGAATAGCTATAGTAAATATTCAAATGATaacttatttaataaaaataatttaaataacaaattctcagaaaaaaatatttcttatagtaaaaataaaaatgaaacattATTAAATAGTTCATATCCATTATTGAATCCAATTAAAAcaaatgataattttaattcaaattcaCTTGGTAGAAACTACACTAATTGCGAGCGTTtgagaaataataaaaatatgctAAATGATCATAATTATGAATTAAATCAAAAACATTAttataaggaaaaaaatggGAACcttaatttagaaaataataaaaataaaaataatacggAATTCATAGAACAATTTAATAAccataaaaatgaaaatcatAACGAagtttattatttgaatGATTCTTTAATCAAAGATGATAGAAACTTGaattatataatagaaaCAAATagtgaaaaaataataaacacaagtaatgaaaataataatgataattttaacTCATGTACATTTGATAGATTAAgtgaagaaaattttaattcttacatgaaaagaaaaatagataaaaattgTGATATTACCACTAACAATATAGaagaatttaatataatgaataatAGTATCAATGAAAATGTTTCAAATAATTCCAAGAAATTtagtaatatattaaaaaatcatgtagaaaaaaataaaatgaaatttatattaagtaatgaaaaaattatgttaagAAATGACATAACAGAAACAAATAatatagaattaaaaaatttatcgaATTCACCTTTTTCTGAAGccaatataaataataacataGAAAATTATCAAGAAAAACATACATATTTTAAGTATAATGGAATAAATAAAGTGTCTAAAAGTTTAAATCAGAATGAACTAAGGGATATggcaaataaaaaaataaatatagatacatataaaagtaatgatcgtgaatatatatattttcaaaatattattaataatatggAAAATTGTAATAGCGTAGAAAACGACATTGATACATTATACAAACATGTTATGAACTTAAATGAATACTCATTAAActttaattatgaaaatgaatGCATAAATGACATCTTAAATTTATCAAATaatgttaataataatatacaaaGTATACAACagattatttataataaaaaaaaagtagttcaagataaaagaaatattgtTAATGAggaatatgaaaatatttgcCAGAAACTAAAAGATTGCGAATCTATATTTTGTGATACAAATGATGAAACTGgagaaaaaaagttaaaggttttttatgaaattgatgaaaaaaaaaatacattaaaaaataagtatgaactgaaaaaaatgttattaaaaaaagcaCAATATAAAATTGACAAGCTACAAGAATACACCGATGCTATCAAGTTTAAAACATTGGCTATTTCAAAAAGATACAA gAAAACCTTTTTATTGATTGAAGAACTTTTTCgcttgaaaataataaaagacaAAGAAAATCAACTAGAAGTTTGCTTAATACCTAAAAATACAGAAACAGATATGTGGCATCGGCTACaattagataaaaatgaaataactTCTGATGCTTGCAATTATTTGTGGAGTCAAATAGAATCATTTGTTGATAAAGAAACATTTAATAATtacttttga